The following proteins are encoded in a genomic region of Cricetulus griseus strain 17A/GY chromosome 7, alternate assembly CriGri-PICRH-1.0, whole genome shotgun sequence:
- the LOC100762800 gene encoding translationally-controlled tumor protein, translating to MLLGQCCCPQPPPSTGASFSHDELLSEHDKLCLEVKGKTVSRTEGNINDFLIGGNASIEGPEGQGIESTAVTGVDVTLHLQETSFTKEAYKKHIKNYVKGLKSKLEEHKPERVKPFMTVTAEQIKHILANFNNYKFFIGENMNQFFIGENMNPDGMVALLDYHEDGVTPFMIFFKDGLEMEKC from the coding sequence ATGCTGTTAGGCCAGTGCTGCTGTCCCCAGCCCCCACCATCTACCGGAGCCTCATTCAGCCATGACGAGCTGCTCTCCGAACATGACAAGCTGTGCCTGGAGGTGAAGGGCAAGACGGTCAGTAGAACAGAAGGTAACATCAATGACTTCCTTATTGGTGGGAATGCTTCCATTGAAGGCCCAGAGGGCCAAGGAATTGAAAGCACAGCAGTCACTGGTGTTGATGTCACTCTCCACTTACAAGAAACCAGCTTCACCAAAGAGGCCTACAAAAAGCACATCAAAAATTATGTGAAAGGACTCAAAAGCAAACTTGAAGAACACAAACCTGAAAGAGTAAAGCCTTTTATGACTGTGACTGCAGAACAAATTAAGCACATCCTTGCTAATTTCAATAACTACAAGTTTTTTATTGGTGAGAACATGAACCAGTTTTTTATTGGTGAGAACATGAACCCAGATGGCATGGTTGCTCTCCTGGACTACCATGAAGATGGTGTGACCCcattcatgattttctttaagGATGGCCTAGAGATGGAAAAATGCTAG